In the genome of Vanessa cardui chromosome 11, ilVanCard2.1, whole genome shotgun sequence, the window GAAACTAATAGAACACCAAAGCAAATGGTCATCAGCTTTTCAGTACAACTCCAGGATGGCAGAGACACAAGTAGTTCCAGGTCATACAATTTCTTACCTGAAGATGAATTGTGTGGagaattgtttacaaataagGCTTTTGAAATTCTTATTGATAGTACAGAAGGTTGCAAGCCAAAAGGTTCATACATAAGTACCTAACTAAACTTCTAATTTTATGTTTCCAAATTTATTTCAACTAATGCAAGTGTTCTTTCCAGAAGCcgagattaataaaaaattaagagcACCAATAACATTTCTTGGTATCAGTGTTGGTAAGTTTGAAGATAATACAGAGAATaagaaaacgaaaaaaatcAAGGACTATTTCTGTGCTGGTTCTTCTAAAGAAACAGTACCAAAGTCCAATGAATCCACTAAagtgaatgaaaaaaatataataaataaaaacaatattgacaAAAACTACATATTGcataaatttttacaaataaacaatgatAAGAAACAAATTAAGGAAGAAACTATGGGACCAAATAATGAAAAAGTGTTAGAATCTTCATTAGATAAGCAAGAATCGTTTTTTGccaaatttttgaaaaaagactTGGTGAATAAAGAATGTAACCAGGAATCTTATGATGATGGATCTAAATCTCTAAATATAGTTAATAGTCCTATTTGTAATATAGTTGAGTGTGGTGATGATAGCAATGATACTGTTTATTCAGGATCAACTAttaatgaagaaattaataaaagtatagcTCTATTTGAAGATGATCCGCTTGATGTAGCTCGTGTTAGTAATATGAGGGAGCTCTTAAAAACGACTGAAATCGAAGTAGATAAGCTTTTAGAAGTACAACCTAGTGCTGATATTTCATCAAGAACAGTTACACCTGAAATTATAGATGCAAACCACATAGAAACCATTGAATGTTTTGAATGTGGTAAAGCTTTACCATTAAATCAGTTTGATGAACACGCAGATTACCACATGGCGCTTAAATTAAGGGAGGAAGAGAGAGAGGAATTACgtaaaacaaaagataaaactACTCTCAAGGAAGCAGTTGGAGAAGTAAAGaagaaaaaatctgtacaagaacttaataaaaatgagCCAAAGCCTTCCAATCAAATTTccaaattttttacaaaattcgATATCACAGCCCCCGTGAAGATGTGTACTGAGTGTGGTGAACGAGTTGCAGTTGAAAAATTTTCTGAACACCTCGACTTTCACGAAGCTCAAAAATTAAGTAgggagttaaataaaaaaacctcaGTTAATTCTTATGCTAGTAGTAGTGGTAAAAGGCAGAGAGTATCAACATCACCCATAAAGAAAACGAAATTACCTTGTAAATCGATAGACACGTTTTTTAGGTGAGATACATATAAGTGtgagaaaaaatttaaaactatgtaAATTATGTGATATATCTAGGAAcagattttttacaatatatttgttactattatccaataaataatgaaatcaataaatcaCGTCTTTCTTCGACTAACACAAAAaacccaaaataaaaaaaggctataaattttattataatccttTCTACCATTCTTAAAATGGTCAAGTTTAATAAATCATGTGACCAACATGATTCAGGAACTGGTTTACTGGTTTTTGAAAGGAATGTGGCATAAATAAAAACCTGAGGTAAAATATTATGGTTTATTGATGTTCAATCCAATGCAATTATACACTGTGGAGCTCAGTTTGGAACTTTCTCCATGTGTCAAGAGGTCCATGCTTGGGGCGGTACCTCACGTTGCAACCGTCATTGGCGAGACAGCCATCATCACGCAGTTTCTCGAACTCATCACGGTCATACTTAGTGAAGCCCCACCTCTTGGAGACATagatctaaaaaaataaatagacattGATGTAGTTATTAGCTTTTAAGCatattttctgttatttattgattttttacacCTCAAAGagttttttagattttagacttaaatattttaaaatctgttttgataaaaatatattatcataatagaCTCCTTTTCAGTTGAAAGGCAGCTAAAATTGAACACAAACTATGTATAATGTTTAAGAATGTAAAAATTCTGTTGTCAAACACttctaaatgtaataaataataagttagacacacatatatatatatatatatatatatatatgtgtatatgtatataagaatgAACAAACCTTCTGACGACCAGGGAACTTGAACTTGGCACGACGCAGAGCCTCAATGACTTGCGCCTTCCATCTGTCACTGGAGCGCACGGACATGATGGGCTGTCCAATGCGAACACGCGCAACGGTACCTTGGGGCTTGCCGAAAGCACCTCTCATTCCAGTCTGGAGCCtggaatttataataacaatatttataacttgAAATTATAACCTTCAAATTATCCACGaatttatattagatataatgaagataataaatataaataaagtgtcAGTAAATATGTAAGACCAATAATCAAACAATAGGAAATAGAATGGATAAGTCTGTAACCTACATTAAATTGTGTTGCATATTGGTGTTTACAAGAAAAAATGCATGATCATGATAATATTAAACTCTGTCAATACTATTTGATAAACTATTTGAAAGTAACAAGtcatattaaatagaaatatgcAAATCATCACATTGTGATGAAATTGAAGTATTATCAATTAAGTCAGTATGATTCATAAAACATATCAACAAGGTCAAAATAGAAGTTACGAGtagaatcaaaaaataatataaatttactattacatattaataatgattactgTCTTTCATATTATAtccattcaattcaattcaaaaacTGAAAACTTCAGGtaaattttatcatatcatAACATTTATCTGAAGTTTTCAGTCAAtcttaaaaattgaatatcTACTTGCATTTGTAAGAACAAACTATTATACATTGATGAGTTACTTATGTTATTGTAGCTATACAATTAGAATAAACATTGCACAAGCCAcactcaaataaaaattttgatattttattctctttatttctcatttagaaaatttatttaagaaatatgatTAACCACATTTTGTGAATAGGTTACTCATAATTTTTCGTTAGTTCTTCGTTAGGCAAGGTTaagttaaagatttaaaaagagatgtgtatagtataatatagtaCATACCTATCAGCTCCAGCGCACGATAACATTTTGTTGATGCGGATAACGTGGAAGGGATGCAGCCTCATACGGATATGGAACTGGTCCTTTCCGCAGTTCTTCACGAGGTATTTGTTGCAGCAAATACGACCCGCTTCTAGAGCTTCTGAACTCAGCTGCTCATATTCGTCAGACACTAAGTGCACACATAGTGGAAAGTCGTCCACTGTAGCCTTCTTCTTGCCCAAGTCGAAAATACGGATTTTCGGATCTGGTACACCACGGCAAAACCGAGATTTGGGGTATGGTTTGTTCTTACAATAACGATAGCTAAAACAAAACGAACACTTTAATATTGCGAAAAACTTTATACTTATGGATGGCACTATGTGAGAGCTCCAATATATTTACCATCTCGCTGGACGGCGCCCCATTGTggcctgaaataaataaaattaaatacttagaaAACCATAAGCAATCAAtccttgtttaaataatatcaaaatattaaatgaagaatgagattttttaagattaaatacacataaaataataagcacCTTCACAAAGTGACACCGACACCTAGTAAAAGAGTGTTGACAACCGGAACTGTTacagactttaaaaaatacagacgatgTAATCAGTTTATATATCTTAATACAATCTATCaatctacaaaaatatatgaatgataaaataaaatgaatataataaatattaaatagatatatttttctaatatttattacatgctTTTAATACTGTCTGTATATAGTTTgagtacaatattattttgtttttaatattaatttccgcaattttttaaaagaatacataTAGTCACAATGATTcctatacaaaaacaaaaatgtaaaaatattgcgtatttaataaatattattaaaagtatttgaaaaatattgattttgtatattttctttagtGCTTATCAAATAATGTTTGTCTGTCATTAGATCtgatatttatgattatattttgattcgaaGTTTCTGTCAATAGTCAGTCAATAGTCaatactcaatacatatgtgaCGTTTAGGTACTTGACGATGTCACTAGAAGAGTCTCTTTTATGAAGTAACAAAGCAAACAATTTAAGCTAATAGTCTACAAACTGTATTCAtactcatttgttttatatatgttggATACATATTGCTTTTAAAAGATAGCGAGATAATATCTGCAGTTAACAATGGGTGCTTTAGCCAGTAGACAAAATGCTGGTGTGGAAGAAGCAGATGTGGTTTCCAATCTTGCCTATAAATATCCACCCCGATCTGGTTGGTAGACCCATTTCCTTTTCACTTTTTTGATAACTAGTAAAGCAGAatgtcttaataattttttttgtctgtttaaAAGTGTAGTATATCCTTTAATTCTTGAATAGTGGTGAATTTTTCCTTGAAAACAGTTtgatatacttaatatacttatacttttatatacttttttactttttactatgcttaatatgaaaactatttatcataaatgaaacaaacaaaACCCAACACAAAATGTCTTTGtagttttaaacaaatataatttattcaggtAACTATTTTGGAAGTCATTTTATAATGGGTGGAGAGAGGTTCGACACTCCACAACCAGAAGCATATCTGTTTGGTGAAAATGCTGACCTTAACTTTCTTGGCAGCAGACCAACACCAGTAAGtccaataaatacaaaaagtgTGATGAATTTTTTTGCCTTGtaatgaaattatgaaattaaagtaaaataattagcaTTTCATAGCTTATAATGAATTTTGTTGCAGTTTCCATATCCACCACCACAATCCAATGAACCAACTAAAACTCTTAAAAGTCTCATTAATATTAGAAAGGAATCCTTGAGGTTTGTTCGATGTCCAGAACCTATTGGTAAGATAAGTGATACAAATAAGATTGGAGATGGAGTCACAAAGACTATTGATTGCAACGGCAAGGGGACCTACTATAATATTGAGTTTACGTTTGATTGCGATGTTCGATGTGCTATCACAATCTTTTATTTCTGTACTGAGGAAGTTACACCAACAGGAGTTGTGTTAGTAtgcaaattaatttgttatatttataaggaaattaatagataataattaaaatgttccaTATCAAACTAtagtatgttttaataaatgcattacTCGAAAATGAttacttcaaaattaataataataatcaagttaATCATATATTTCTAGTTATTATCCCCGAGACCCGTCCATGACATCTCAGACTTATCACTACAAGAAAGGTGCCAACCAACAGTTTTGCCAGATATCCCATGTCTTTGATCCTTCAAAACAACCTGAAGAAGATCTGTCATACAATGCTGATAGAGAAATAATTCCGATTGCTATTTATTGTGTAGTTGATGAAGGACAAGATggtaagaaaataatatgtattgccatattttcataatattgctTTCAGACAAAGTGGAATGATGTGgtattacatatttgtttatatgttttaatttaactctTTAAAATGAAATGCTTATTAAAACATTGTAGAAATAAGACAATCACACACAACTATAGCAGTGGTGGAAAAACATTCAGATGGCACCTATGTCTTGAAAGCTCTCAAACAGAAGCTCTTTGTCGATGGCCTCTGCTACTTGCTGCAAGAAATCTATGGCATAGAAAACAAGAATCTAGATTCAAAGGTGAGCCTTTTAGTATTCTAGTACGAAATAGTTTcttcatttaacatttatttaaccatttattgttaattttagatAAGAAAGGTTTTTCCTTGTTTTTTTGCAAACgaagatttttttcatttttaaactatattcaagTGAAATATATCCTCTCAACAACAAGGCACAAGTATTGGCGCTAATATACGTGCAAAGCAACTCGTAACGTTTTTATCAGCTTGTCACGTTCCGCGCAGATAACCGCGGAGGAGGAGACGGAGGACGGCGGGTCGGAGTGCGTGATCTGCATGTGCGACGTGCGCGACACGCTGATCCTGCCGTGCCGCCACCTGTGCCTGTGCAACTCGTGCGCGGACTCGCTGCGCTACCAGGCCAACAACTGCCCCATCTGCCGCGCGCCCTTCCGCGCGCTGCTGCAGATCCGCGCGCTGCAGCGCCTCGCCAaccccgccgcgcccgcgccgcacc includes:
- the LOC124533683 gene encoding DNA polymerase eta isoform X1; amino-acid sequence: MDLENRIVVLIDMDCFYCQVEEKLNPELKGKPIAVVQYNPWKGGGIIAVNYVARAMGVNRHMRGDDAKAKCPDIQLPSVPCKKGKANISKYRDAGIEVAKVLQRFTTLLERASIDEAYLDITIPVQKRLQTINVHTLTSSMMPNTFALGYDSFDHFISDIHSCGSDSIEFDYEHAQKLLVGAQIVSEIRAAVFEETGYTCSAGIAHNKILAKLVCGMNKPNKQTVLPKHSVNILYKTLSVKKVKHLGGKFGDHVCEILKIQTMGQLQPFTERDLQAKFDEKNGTWLYNIARGIDVEPVQAKFNPKSIGCCKNFKGKSALLDLESVKKWLRDLGDEIEERLEKDALETNRTPKQMVISFSVQLQDGRDTSSSRSYNFLPEDELCGELFTNKAFEILIDSTEGCKPKEAEINKKLRAPITFLGISVGKFEDNTENKKTKKIKDYFCAGSSKETVPKSNESTKVNEKNIINKNNIDKNYILHKFLQINNDKKQIKEETMGPNNEKVLESSLDKQESFFAKFLKKDLVNKECNQESYDDGSKSLNIVNSPICNIVECGDDSNDTVYSGSTINEEINKSIALFEDDPLDVARVSNMRELLKTTEIEVDKLLEVQPSADISSRTVTPEIIDANHIETIECFECGKALPLNQFDEHADYHMALKLREEEREELRKTKDKTTLKEAVGEVKKKKSVQELNKNEPKPSNQISKFFTKFDITAPVKMCTECGERVAVEKFSEHLDFHEAQKLSRELNKKTSVNSYASSSGKRQRVSTSPIKKTKLPCKSIDTFFR
- the LOC124533683 gene encoding DNA polymerase eta isoform X3 yields the protein MGVNRHMRGDDAKAKCPDIQLPSVPCKKGKANISKYRDAGIEVAKVLQRFTTLLERASIDEAYLDITIPVQKRLQTINVHTLTSSMMPNTFALGYDSFDHFISDIHSCGSDSIEFDYEHAQKLLVGAQIVSEIRAAVFEETGYTCSAGIAHNKILAKLVCGMNKPNKQTVLPKHSVNILYKTLSVKKVKHLGGKFGDHVCEILKIQTMGQLQPFTERDLQAKFDEKNGTWLYNIARGIDVEPVQAKFNPKSIGCCKNFKGKSALLDLESVKKWLRDLGDEIEERLEKDALETNRTPKQMVISFSVQLQDGRDTSSSRSYNFLPEDELCGELFTNKAFEILIDSTEGCKPKEAEINKKLRAPITFLGISVGKFEDNTENKKTKKIKDYFCAGSSKETVPKSNESTKVNEKNIINKNNIDKNYILHKFLQINNDKKQIKEETMGPNNEKVLESSLDKQESFFAKFLKKDLVNKECNQESYDDGSKSLNIVNSPICNIVECGDDSNDTVYSGSTINEEINKSIALFEDDPLDVARVSNMRELLKTTEIEVDKLLEVQPSADISSRTVTPEIIDANHIETIECFECGKALPLNQFDEHADYHMALKLREEEREELRKTKDKTTLKEAVGEVKKKKSVQELNKNEPKPSNQISKFFTKFDITAPVKMCTECGERVAVEKFSEHLDFHEAQKLSRELNKKTSVNSYASSSGKRQRVSTSPIKKTKLPCKSIDTFFR
- the LOC124533683 gene encoding DNA polymerase eta isoform X2 yields the protein MDLENRIVVLIDMDCFYCQVEEKLNPELKGKPIAVVQYNPWKGGGIIAVNYVARAMGVNRHMRGDDAKAKCPDIQLPSVPCKKGKANISKYRDAGIEVAKVLQRFTTLLERASIDEAYLDITIPVQKRLQTINVHTLTSSMMPNTFALGYDSFDHFISDIHSCGSDSIEFDYEHAQKLLVGAQIVSEIRAAVFEETGYTCSAGIAHNKILAKLVCGMNKPNKQTVLPKHSVNILYKTLSVKKVKHLGGKFGDHVCEILKIQTMGQLQPFTERDLQAKFDEKNGTWLYNIARGIDVEPVQAKFNPKSIGCCKNFKGKSALLDLESVKKWLRDLGDEIEERLEKDALETNRTPKQMVISFSVQLQDGRDTSSSRSYNFLPEDELCGELFTNKAFEILIDSTEGCKPKAEINKKLRAPITFLGISVGKFEDNTENKKTKKIKDYFCAGSSKETVPKSNESTKVNEKNIINKNNIDKNYILHKFLQINNDKKQIKEETMGPNNEKVLESSLDKQESFFAKFLKKDLVNKECNQESYDDGSKSLNIVNSPICNIVECGDDSNDTVYSGSTINEEINKSIALFEDDPLDVARVSNMRELLKTTEIEVDKLLEVQPSADISSRTVTPEIIDANHIETIECFECGKALPLNQFDEHADYHMALKLREEEREELRKTKDKTTLKEAVGEVKKKKSVQELNKNEPKPSNQISKFFTKFDITAPVKMCTECGERVAVEKFSEHLDFHEAQKLSRELNKKTSVNSYASSSGKRQRVSTSPIKKTKLPCKSIDTFFR
- the LOC124533744 gene encoding 60S ribosomal protein L10, which codes for MGRRPARCYRYCKNKPYPKSRFCRGVPDPKIRIFDLGKKKATVDDFPLCVHLVSDEYEQLSSEALEAGRICCNKYLVKNCGKDQFHIRMRLHPFHVIRINKMLSCAGADRLQTGMRGAFGKPQGTVARVRIGQPIMSVRSSDRWKAQVIEALRRAKFKFPGRQKIYVSKRWGFTKYDRDEFEKLRDDGCLANDGCNVRYRPKHGPLDTWRKFQTELHSV
- the LOC124533661 gene encoding probable E3 ubiquitin-protein ligase MGRN1, with product MGALASRQNAGVEEADVVSNLAYKYPPRSGNYFGSHFIMGGERFDTPQPEAYLFGENADLNFLGSRPTPFPYPPPQSNEPTKTLKSLINIRKESLRFVRCPEPIGKISDTNKIGDGVTKTIDCNGKGTYYNIEFTFDCDVRCAITIFYFCTEEVTPTGVVYYPRDPSMTSQTYHYKKGANQQFCQISHVFDPSKQPEEDLSYNADREIIPIAIYCVVDEGQDEIRQSHTTIAVVEKHSDGTYVLKALKQKLFVDGLCYLLQEIYGIENKNLDSKITAEEETEDGGSECVICMCDVRDTLILPCRHLCLCNSCADSLRYQANNCPICRAPFRALLQIRALQRLANPAAPAPHPHTPPDGSMENIPAGYEPVSLLEALNGPPPARARVAPPAPAIASPDTDTASQAAEALNRCNLERSSSTSLGSGGSRKPHHPLTPEFRMSVLLAREEGAREPRAATPLLHRLSKSSLNSTGRSEEEAAGAAEAEPDSDAERRSPLLTQLANGTVRTGSSCGSETLRGSPLAHIDDTDTDEPDQPDQTDLPDQSEQLDQPLSDGAGAAAADDSDYFTPEEPSLAPTEIITTAPGECTPQRWALPHRVTSLPVRVCGAGTPLSQASVRSSGDSYSSSSSTRGLLAAGAALSAEPAC